The following proteins come from a genomic window of Lolium rigidum isolate FL_2022 chromosome 5, APGP_CSIRO_Lrig_0.1, whole genome shotgun sequence:
- the LOC124657408 gene encoding farnesylcysteine lyase-like gives MPPLVVHIVLLLLPSLLAATATADDICIVGSGISGASTAFFLTNYTTSLPQLRVFERRGKVGGRLATVTIGGEDFEAGGAIIHPRNLHVRRFAALLGLSARDDGDDDWLGIWDGGRFVFSTLRPPPPGSSWLRRRLHGLANSLVLLRRYGLSLLKMDSFVQEMLQKFLLYYNGFESRPVFDSVEEMLKWSGLYGLTQRTLEEELIDAGLNSQTISELVTVITRINYGQSVSISGLAGAVSLAGSESGLWAIKGGNWQLAAGLLKTANATLHLQEGIDSISDAGDYYVLKSNEGHEYNCKVTVVATPLDEVNIKFAPPISIPPRKMQHTHATFVKGLLNPEFFGLGSVSDIPQLIATMELPDIPFSSISVLKKHGEHDMTYKVFSRAKLNDTLLDQIFSTREETIRIDWPAYPHYHAPEDFAPIILDGKHLYYVNSFESAASAMETGAVAAENVARLIISRLPLGLRAGLSSAVSELHIKSFSGEQDSGRVDL, from the exons ATGCCGCCCCTCGTCGTCCACATCGTCCTCCTCCTGCTACCGtccctcctcgccgccaccgccaccgccgacgaCATCTGCATCGTCGGCAGCGGCATctcgggcgcctccaccgccttcTTCCTCACCAACTACACCACCTCCCTCCCTCAGCTCCGCGTCTTCGAGCGCCGGGGAAAGGTCGGCGGCCGCCTCGCCACCGTCACCATCGGCGGCGAAGATTTCGAGGCCGGCGGCGCCATCATCCACCCCCGCAACCTCCACGTGCGACGCTTCGCCGCCCTCCTCGGCCTCTCCGCCagggacgacggcgacgacgactggCTCGGAATCTGGGACGGCGGCCGCTTCGTGTTCAGtaccctccggccgccgccgccgggaagcTCCTGGCTGCGCCGCAGGCTGCACGGCCTCGCCAACTCGCTCGTGCTGCTCAGGCGCTATGGCCTCTCGCTGCTCAAGATGGACAGCTTTGTGCAG GAAATGTTGCAAAAATTTCTGCTATACTACAATGGGTTTGAGTCCCGCCCTGTGTTCGACAGCGTTGAGGAGATGCTCAAGTGGTCGGGCCTGTATGGGCTCACTCAGAGGACTCTAGAGGAGGAGCTCATTGATGCTGGGCTGAATTCTCAAACTATATCAGAGCTTGTCACC GTGATAACAAGGATCAACTATGGACAAAGCGTGAGTATAAGTGGCCTTGCGGGCGCTGTGTCTTTAGCTGGCTCCGAGTCTGGATTATGGGCTATCAAAGGAGGAAACTGGCAGCTAGCTGCTGGGTTGCTTAAGACTGCTAACGCCACCTTGCATCTCCAAGAAGGCATAGACTCAATCTCTGATGCAGGGGATTACTACGTTCTGAAATCCAATGAAGGGCATGAATATAACTGTAAGGTGACGGTTGTTGCAACACCACTCGACGAGGTGAACATTAAATTTGCCCCTCCAATCTCCATTCCACCGAGGAAGATGCAGCACACCCATGCAACATTTGTCAAGGGCCTCTTGAACCCT GAATTCTTTGGTTTGGGCTCAGTTTCAGATATTCCACAGCTGATAGCAACCATGGAGCTCCCGGATATCCCTTTCTCATCCATCTCAGTTCTGAAGAAGCATGGGGAGCATGACATGACTTACAAGGTGTTCTCGCGCGCGAAGCTGAATGACACTTTACTGGACCAGATCTTCAG CACAAGGGAGGAGACCATCCGGATAGACTGGCCTGCTTACCCCCACTACCATGCCCCTGAAGATTTCGCGCCGATCATACTGGACGGGAAACACCTGTACTACGTGAACAGCTTCGAGAGTGCTGCGAGCGCCATGGAGACGGGCGCTGTCGCAGCGGAAAACGTGGCAAGGCTCATCATCTCAAGGCTGCCTCTTGGCCTGCGAGCCGGGCTCTCGTCGGCGGTGTCTGAGCTTCACATCAAATCGTTCTCTGGCGAGCAAGATTCTGGGAGGGTAGACCTGTGA